The Tumebacillus amylolyticus genome contains a region encoding:
- the xerD gene encoding site-specific tyrosine recombinase XerD → MDKLIERFIHYLAVERGLAQNTLESYARDLNAYIEFLKRGGIVDLNQTRRANIIAYLAELQRKGRATTTISRNLASLRAFYGFLLRDGLLDGDPTANLESPKIEKRLPKVLSVAEVESLLEGPDGGTTAGVRDKAMLELLYATGIRVSELVSLNISDVNLNMGFLKCYGKGSKERIIPLGTVALQSVSDYVMRSRVKLVRNPSEESLFLNHHGQRLSRQGFWKIIKKYAHTASIDKEITPHTLRHSFATHLLENGADLRAVQEMLGHADISTTQIYTHLTKSRLKEVYAKAHPRA, encoded by the coding sequence ATGGACAAGCTGATCGAACGATTCATCCATTACTTGGCCGTTGAGAGAGGCCTGGCTCAGAACACACTGGAGTCCTACGCTCGCGATCTCAATGCCTACATTGAGTTCCTCAAGCGAGGGGGCATCGTGGATCTGAACCAAACACGCCGGGCGAACATCATCGCTTACTTGGCGGAGTTGCAGCGCAAGGGGAGAGCGACGACGACGATCTCGCGCAACCTGGCGTCGCTTCGGGCCTTTTACGGATTCCTGTTGCGCGACGGATTGCTGGATGGCGACCCGACGGCGAACTTGGAGTCGCCGAAGATTGAGAAGCGTCTGCCGAAGGTGCTCTCCGTAGCCGAGGTCGAATCCCTGCTCGAAGGGCCGGATGGCGGCACGACGGCAGGCGTTCGGGACAAGGCGATGCTTGAACTGCTCTACGCGACCGGAATTCGCGTCTCGGAGCTCGTTTCCCTGAACATTTCCGATGTCAACCTGAACATGGGCTTTTTGAAATGCTACGGCAAAGGTTCCAAGGAGCGGATCATCCCGTTGGGGACGGTGGCGTTGCAGTCGGTCAGCGACTACGTCATGCGCAGCCGTGTGAAACTTGTGCGCAACCCCTCGGAGGAATCGCTGTTCTTGAACCACCACGGCCAACGGCTTTCTCGCCAAGGCTTCTGGAAGATCATCAAGAAGTACGCACACACCGCTTCCATCGACAAGGAAATTACACCGCATACGTTGCGTCACTCGTTTGCGACGCACTTGTTGGAGAACGGAGCCGACTTGCGCGCCGTTCAAGAGATGCTCGGACACGCCGACATCTCGACCACTCAAATTTATACGCACTTAACCAAATCGCGCCTCAAGGAAGTTTATGCCAAGGCGCATCCTCGGGCCTAA
- a CDS encoding metallophosphoesterase produces the protein MTVFWLGVVLAALVVALLVDVVFETRFPKIVEVTIATPKLQRGQELRILQVTDIHNLPLTEDFFEKMAGTRPDLIAMTGDLIDGAHRSFDLGFAQMERLKAMNPHVFFVTGNNDWESKRFEALMAGLRERGVIVLDNASTTLETPIGEIQIAGVDDACTWHQSVPQAMEGIVPDERFFLFLSHDPMVIRRGGEGVFTADLILSGHTHGGQVRFPLLGALYAPTQGLFPKYDRGLFPLESGTQLYICSGLGTSRIPVRFLNRAQVTILKIVGA, from the coding sequence GTGACGGTTTTTTGGCTTGGAGTTGTACTGGCGGCTCTGGTCGTGGCTCTTCTCGTGGACGTGGTGTTTGAAACTCGCTTCCCGAAGATCGTCGAAGTGACGATTGCCACGCCGAAGTTGCAGCGCGGGCAGGAGTTGCGGATTCTGCAAGTGACAGACATTCACAACCTGCCGTTGACAGAGGATTTTTTTGAAAAAATGGCGGGGACGCGGCCCGACCTGATCGCCATGACCGGCGACTTGATCGACGGGGCGCACCGCTCGTTTGATCTCGGGTTCGCGCAGATGGAGCGTTTGAAAGCGATGAACCCGCATGTGTTTTTTGTGACCGGCAATAACGATTGGGAGAGCAAGCGGTTTGAAGCGTTGATGGCGGGACTTCGTGAGCGCGGGGTGATCGTGTTGGACAATGCCTCGACGACGCTTGAAACTCCCATAGGCGAAATTCAAATTGCGGGGGTGGACGATGCCTGCACGTGGCACCAGAGCGTGCCCCAAGCGATGGAGGGCATCGTGCCGGACGAGCGTTTTTTCCTGTTCCTCTCGCACGACCCGATGGTGATCCGGCGCGGGGGCGAGGGCGTGTTCACCGCAGACTTGATTTTGTCCGGGCACACACACGGCGGTCAAGTGCGCTTCCCGCTGTTGGGTGCGTTGTACGCACCGACGCAGGGGCTTTTTCCGAAGTATGATCGCGGGTTGTTTCCGTTGGAGTCGGGCACGCAACTCTACATCTGTTCAGGACTTGGCACGTCGCGCATCCCGGTTCGCTTTTTGAACCGCGCGCAAGTCACGATTTTAAAAATTGTGGGCGCGTAA
- a CDS encoding phosphopentomutase: MAYTRIVTIVLDSVGIGEAHDAPAYGDVGANTIANIAKAVGGLNVPNLEKLGLGKIHEIQGVSASVDALGSFGKMEEQSAGKDTTNGHWEMMGVKLDKPLPVYPHGFPPEIMDEFEKQIGRKTLGNKPASGTEIIAELGDEHVRTGYPIVYTSADSVFQIAAHEEVIPLEELYKMCHIARELLVGDHAVGRVIARPFLGSDGHYTRTSNRHDYSRDFGRTVLNEMDEKGLTVAGVGKIYDIYGGSGVNDKVGTKNNMDGVDKTLEMMAKVEKGLIFTNLVDFDALYGHRNDPEGFAKAIVDFDKRLPEILDAMREDDLLIMTADHGCDPTTEGTDHTRENVPLLVYGKKAKQGVDLGLRTSFADLGATIAENFGVDGTGFGESFLKSIVQ; this comes from the coding sequence ATGGCATATACTCGCATTGTGACAATCGTATTGGACAGCGTAGGCATCGGGGAAGCGCATGATGCTCCCGCTTATGGCGATGTAGGAGCCAACACCATCGCCAACATCGCGAAAGCAGTCGGCGGTTTGAACGTGCCGAACCTGGAGAAACTCGGTCTCGGCAAAATTCATGAAATCCAAGGCGTCTCCGCTTCTGTAGATGCGCTTGGCAGCTTCGGCAAGATGGAGGAGCAATCGGCGGGCAAGGACACCACCAACGGTCACTGGGAGATGATGGGCGTCAAGCTCGACAAGCCGCTTCCGGTCTACCCGCACGGATTCCCGCCGGAGATCATGGACGAATTTGAAAAGCAGATCGGACGCAAGACGCTCGGCAACAAACCGGCATCCGGCACCGAGATCATCGCAGAACTGGGCGACGAGCACGTGCGCACCGGCTACCCGATCGTCTACACTTCGGCAGACTCCGTGTTCCAGATCGCGGCGCATGAGGAAGTCATTCCGCTTGAAGAACTGTACAAAATGTGCCACATCGCGCGCGAACTGCTCGTCGGCGACCATGCGGTCGGCCGCGTCATCGCACGTCCGTTTCTCGGCAGCGACGGCCACTACACCCGCACCTCGAACCGCCACGACTATTCCCGCGACTTCGGGCGTACTGTGTTGAATGAGATGGACGAGAAAGGCCTCACCGTCGCAGGCGTCGGCAAAATTTACGACATCTACGGCGGCTCCGGCGTTAACGACAAAGTCGGCACCAAAAACAACATGGACGGCGTCGACAAAACGCTCGAGATGATGGCGAAAGTGGAAAAAGGCTTGATCTTCACCAACCTCGTCGACTTCGACGCGCTGTACGGCCACCGCAACGACCCGGAAGGTTTTGCAAAAGCGATTGTGGACTTTGACAAGCGTCTGCCGGAAATCCTCGACGCGATGCGCGAAGACGATCTGCTGATCATGACCGCCGACCACGGATGCGACCCGACCACCGAAGGGACCGACCATACCCGTGAGAACGTGCCGCTGCTCGTCTACGGCAAAAAAGCAAAGCAAGGCGTAGACCTCGGCCTGCGCACCTCGTTTGCCGATCTCGGCGCGACCATCGCAGAGAACTTCGGTGTCGACGGCACCGGCTTCGGGGAGAGCTTCCTGAAATCCATCGTCCAATAA
- a CDS encoding purine-nucleoside phosphorylase encodes MSLLQKIEQAKQFIQSKLTDRAPRIGLVLGSGLGVLGDEVQNPVVIPYGEIPNFPVSTVAGHAGQLVIGDLSGQQVIAMQGRFHFYEGWSLEEVTFPIRVMKALGVEIILVTNAAGGINPEWNAGDLMLISDHLNLTGRNPLIGANEADLGPRFPDMSNGYDKGLRAKAHEIAKGLGIEIREGVYVGVSGPSYETPAEIRMFRIMGGHAVGMSTVPEVIVANHAGLKVLGITCISNMAAGILDQPLTHEEVMETTEKAKANFINLVKAIVKEV; translated from the coding sequence ATGTCTCTGCTACAGAAAATTGAGCAAGCCAAGCAATTCATCCAATCCAAACTCACCGACCGTGCGCCGCGCATCGGACTCGTTCTCGGGTCGGGACTCGGCGTGCTGGGAGATGAAGTGCAAAACCCTGTCGTCATCCCGTACGGCGAGATCCCGAACTTCCCGGTCTCGACCGTCGCGGGCCATGCCGGTCAATTGGTGATCGGCGATCTGTCCGGGCAACAAGTGATTGCGATGCAAGGACGTTTTCATTTTTATGAAGGGTGGAGTTTGGAGGAAGTCACGTTCCCGATCCGTGTCATGAAAGCGCTGGGCGTCGAGATCATCCTCGTCACCAACGCGGCGGGCGGCATCAACCCGGAGTGGAACGCGGGCGACCTCATGCTGATCTCCGACCATCTGAACTTGACCGGACGTAACCCGCTGATCGGCGCCAACGAAGCTGACCTCGGGCCGCGCTTCCCGGACATGTCGAACGGCTACGACAAAGGCCTGCGCGCCAAAGCACACGAAATCGCCAAGGGGCTTGGCATTGAAATTCGGGAAGGCGTGTACGTGGGAGTCTCCGGCCCGTCCTATGAGACACCGGCGGAGATTCGCATGTTCCGAATCATGGGCGGCCATGCAGTGGGCATGTCCACCGTGCCGGAAGTGATCGTGGCAAACCACGCGGGGCTGAAAGTGCTCGGGATCACCTGCATCTCGAACATGGCGGCGGGCATCCTCGACCAGCCGCTGACCCACGAAGAAGTCATGGAAACCACGGAAAAAGCCAAAGCGAACTTCATCAACCTCGTCAAAGCGATTGTGAAAGAGGTATAA
- a CDS encoding pyrimidine-nucleoside phosphorylase: MRMYDIIHKKRDGEALTQAEIDFVIKGFTDGSIPDYQMAALSMAIFLRGMSPEETAHLTLAMAASGDQIDLSQVQGVKVDKHSTGGVGDTTTLVLLPLVASVGVPVAKMSGRGLGHTGGTIDKLESIPGFSIERTKEQFIEQVNTKGAALMGQSGSIAPADKKLYALRDVTATVDCIPLISSSIMSKKIAAGADAIVLDVKTGEGAFMKTLDGSFALAEAMVNIGENVGRHTIGVISDMDQPLGFAIGNALEVQEAIDTLKGHGPADLTELCLVLGSYMVVAAGGAATAEEAREKLTESLSSGRALETFKTFLRAQGGDASLVDEPTRLPQAAKKIPVTLPRTGFVSRIHAEEVGTSAMLLGAGRETKESEIDLAVGIVLHKKVGDRVEAGEAIATLYVNDERKVAEVTERLQAAYELSETEPPQHRLIFGVVTQAGTQRFA; this comes from the coding sequence ATGAGAATGTATGACATTATCCATAAGAAACGTGACGGAGAAGCCCTGACCCAAGCGGAAATCGACTTTGTGATCAAGGGCTTCACGGACGGCTCCATTCCCGATTACCAGATGGCAGCGCTTTCGATGGCGATCTTCCTGCGCGGCATGAGCCCGGAGGAAACCGCGCATTTGACGCTCGCCATGGCTGCATCGGGTGACCAGATCGACCTGAGCCAAGTCCAAGGGGTAAAAGTTGACAAACACTCCACCGGCGGCGTCGGCGACACGACCACGCTCGTCCTCTTGCCGTTGGTTGCGTCTGTCGGCGTACCGGTTGCCAAAATGTCCGGGCGGGGCCTGGGACATACGGGCGGCACGATTGACAAGCTGGAATCGATTCCGGGCTTCTCCATCGAGCGCACCAAGGAGCAATTCATCGAGCAAGTCAACACCAAGGGTGCAGCGTTGATGGGCCAAAGCGGTTCCATCGCCCCGGCGGACAAAAAACTGTACGCCCTGCGCGATGTCACCGCGACCGTTGACTGCATTCCGCTGATCTCTTCGTCGATCATGTCCAAAAAAATCGCCGCCGGAGCCGATGCGATCGTCCTCGACGTCAAGACGGGCGAGGGCGCTTTTATGAAGACGCTCGACGGGTCGTTTGCTCTGGCCGAAGCGATGGTCAACATCGGAGAGAACGTCGGCCGCCATACGATCGGTGTCATTTCCGACATGGACCAGCCGCTGGGCTTTGCGATCGGCAACGCGCTTGAAGTGCAAGAAGCGATCGACACGCTCAAAGGCCACGGTCCGGCAGACCTGACCGAACTTTGCCTCGTGCTCGGTTCGTACATGGTCGTCGCGGCAGGCGGCGCAGCGACCGCCGAGGAAGCGCGCGAGAAGCTCACCGAATCCCTGTCCAGCGGTCGTGCGTTGGAAACCTTCAAGACCTTCTTGAGGGCGCAGGGCGGCGATGCATCCCTCGTCGACGAGCCGACCCGACTCCCGCAAGCAGCGAAAAAAATCCCGGTGACGCTCCCGCGCACCGGATTCGTCTCGCGCATCCACGCCGAGGAAGTCGGCACCAGCGCCATGCTGCTCGGTGCGGGCCGCGAGACCAAGGAATCGGAAATCGACTTGGCGGTCGGCATCGTCCTGCACAAAAAAGTCGGCGACCGCGTCGAAGCGGGCGAAGCGATTGCGACCCTCTACGTCAACGACGAGCGCAAAGTGGCAGAAGTCACGGAACGCCTGCAAGCGGCGTATGAACTGTCCGAGACGGAACCGCCGCAGCACCGCTTGATTTTTGGCGTTGTCACGCAGGCGGGGACGCAGCGTTTCGCCTAA
- a CDS encoding DUF1540 domain-containing protein, giving the protein MPAGVKCQVEECTYNKETKCVADAIEVVSNGNAIVGTDKGSMCATFEYREHYRADSGLSKEEYRERYDGNSPSH; this is encoded by the coding sequence ATGCCAGCAGGAGTAAAATGCCAAGTTGAAGAGTGTACGTACAACAAGGAAACCAAGTGCGTTGCGGATGCAATCGAAGTTGTATCCAACGGGAACGCAATCGTGGGAACCGACAAAGGTTCCATGTGCGCAACGTTCGAATACCGCGAACATTACCGCGCGGATTCCGGCCTCAGCAAAGAGGAATACCGCGAACGTTACGATGGGAATTCTCCTTCCCACTAA
- a CDS encoding TIGR02206 family membrane protein, with protein sequence MNPNWSIHGLDHPFILFDWHHDLALLLILAAVLLTYIYRKKLRGPSANLRFRVVLAALLLLCEISLESWQAYEGAWTLDFSLPLQLCSISLLLAILMLLSKSYRLFEFMFLAGLGGALQALLTPDLGNYAFPHFRTFEFFIGHGAVVVACFFMVFVERYRPTFGSVWRSFAALNVLALVVYGLDLLTGGNYMFLAHKPSNASILDVLGPWPWYLLSLEGVALAMHLLFWAPFALLKKKTA encoded by the coding sequence ATGAACCCGAACTGGAGTATCCACGGGCTGGACCATCCCTTCATCTTGTTCGACTGGCATCACGATCTCGCGTTGCTCCTGATCCTCGCCGCCGTCCTCCTCACCTACATCTATCGAAAAAAGCTGCGCGGGCCTTCCGCGAACCTCCGGTTTCGCGTCGTCCTCGCCGCTCTCTTGCTCCTGTGCGAAATCTCGCTTGAGTCCTGGCAGGCTTACGAGGGGGCTTGGACGCTCGATTTCTCCCTCCCCTTGCAGCTCTGCTCAATCTCGCTCCTCCTCGCCATCCTCATGTTGCTCAGCAAAAGCTATCGTCTCTTCGAATTCATGTTCCTCGCCGGACTTGGAGGCGCTCTGCAAGCGCTCTTGACCCCGGACCTCGGGAACTATGCGTTTCCTCACTTCCGCACGTTTGAATTCTTCATCGGGCACGGCGCGGTCGTGGTCGCGTGCTTTTTCATGGTCTTCGTCGAGAGATACCGCCCCACGTTCGGCTCGGTCTGGCGCTCCTTCGCCGCTCTGAACGTCCTCGCGCTGGTCGTGTACGGGCTCGACTTGCTCACGGGAGGCAATTACATGTTCCTCGCGCACAAGCCGTCCAACGCCTCGATCCTCGACGTGCTCGGTCCGTGGCCGTGGTACCTCCTGTCGCTGGAAGGCGTGGCGCTGGCGATGCATCTGCTGTTCTGGGCACCGTTTGCCCTGCTCAAGAAAAAAACCGCCTAG
- a CDS encoding D-alanyl-D-alanine carboxypeptidase family protein — MSLRNFVGRNAMALLCATTLMMGSVAPAFADEKQTAKPTTQVDLAKQATSAVLMDAATGAVLFEKNSHQKLPPASVTKVMTMLLIMEAVDAGKVKWTDKINTSDYAASMGGSQIFLQPGEQMTLEEMLKGIAIASGNDAAVAVAEHIAGSEEGFVQLMNERAKELGCVDTSFSNVNGLPTENHYTSAHDLAIMSRELVKHEEVTKFTGSYQDYLRKDSEKPFWLVNTNKLVRFYPGMDGIKTGFTGEAKYCLSASAKRDGFRVIAVVMGEPTSPVRNAEVSQLMDFAFANYRSEVLYQKGQEVEKVEIDKGEVPVLPLVAGDTVGILMKKGAKKEEFQKEIVLNEVKAPVKKGQVVGSIVIKQGGNEIAKTDLVAGADCGEAGMWTLFKRTVKSWFTFGG; from the coding sequence ATGTCTCTTAGAAACTTTGTAGGGCGCAACGCGATGGCGCTTCTGTGTGCAACCACCCTCATGATGGGCTCAGTTGCTCCGGCCTTCGCAGATGAAAAACAAACCGCGAAACCGACCACGCAAGTCGACCTCGCGAAACAAGCCACGTCGGCGGTCCTGATGGACGCCGCGACGGGGGCCGTCCTTTTTGAGAAAAACAGCCACCAGAAATTGCCACCGGCGTCTGTGACCAAGGTCATGACGATGCTTCTGATCATGGAAGCGGTCGACGCGGGGAAAGTGAAATGGACCGACAAGATCAACACGTCCGACTACGCCGCGAGCATGGGGGGATCGCAGATCTTCCTGCAACCGGGCGAGCAGATGACGTTGGAGGAAATGCTCAAGGGCATCGCGATTGCTTCGGGGAATGACGCGGCGGTGGCGGTAGCGGAGCATATCGCAGGGTCTGAAGAAGGCTTCGTGCAGTTGATGAACGAGCGCGCGAAGGAGCTCGGGTGTGTGGATACGAGCTTCTCGAACGTGAACGGGTTGCCGACGGAGAACCACTACACCTCGGCGCACGACTTGGCGATCATGTCGCGCGAGTTGGTGAAGCATGAGGAAGTGACGAAGTTCACGGGGTCTTATCAAGACTACCTGCGTAAGGACAGTGAGAAACCGTTCTGGCTGGTGAACACGAACAAGCTGGTGCGTTTCTACCCGGGCATGGACGGGATCAAGACCGGGTTCACGGGGGAAGCGAAGTATTGCCTGAGTGCTTCGGCGAAGAGGGACGGGTTCCGTGTGATCGCGGTGGTTATGGGTGAGCCGACCTCGCCGGTGCGGAATGCGGAGGTTTCGCAGTTGATGGACTTTGCGTTCGCGAACTACCGCTCTGAAGTCTTGTATCAAAAAGGCCAAGAAGTTGAAAAAGTCGAGATCGACAAAGGCGAAGTCCCCGTCCTCCCGCTCGTAGCCGGAGACACCGTCGGCATCCTCATGAAAAAAGGCGCGAAGAAGGAAGAGTTCCAGAAGGAAATCGTGCTGAATGAAGTGAAGGCTCCTGTGAAAAAAGGCCAAGTCGTCGGCAGCATCGTGATCAAGCAAGGCGGGAATGAGATTGCGAAGACCGATTTGGTTGCAGGGGCGGACTGCGGGGAAGCGGGTATGTGGACGCTGTTTAAGCGGACTGTGAAGTCATGGTTTACTTTCGGGGGGTGA